In the Theobroma cacao cultivar B97-61/B2 chromosome 1, Criollo_cocoa_genome_V2, whole genome shotgun sequence genome, one interval contains:
- the LOC18611982 gene encoding uncharacterized protein LOC18611982: MAHSPERKFRCKGVLRFAFAFVCVCLVGYVVGPTLFIGLKNKSTARASCPPCFCDCSSKTDSVSPPDCGKHSPDVKALKKDIVDLLSEEIALQKIVSNETLERTKAQRKYTKRASSYYRKMAEKCYVGVETCEEGRQRVEAELEEELKLTALWKKRARELGWKDSKRLHNTS, encoded by the exons ATGGCTCATAGTCCAGAGCGAAAGTTTCGGTGCAAGGGTGTTTTAAGGTTTGCCTTTGCTTTTGTTTGTGTATGTCTGGTTGGTTACGTTGTTGGTCCAACACTGTTCATAGGTTTGAAGAACAAGTCAACAGCTCGGGCGTCTTGTCCACCTTGTTTTTGTGATTGCTCTTCCAAGACAGACTCTGTATCACCACCAG ATTGTGGTAAACATAGCCCAGACGTAAAAGCACTTAAGAAGGACATCGTAGATTTACTGTCAGAGGAGATTGCATTACAGAAGATTGTAAGCAATGAAACCTTGGAGCGCACCAAGGCACAAAGAAAGTATACGAAAAGAGCATCCTCATACTACCGGAAAATGGCAGAAAAGTGCTACGTAGGAGTAGAAACTTGTGAGGAAGGCAGGCAAAGGGTTGAAGCAGAGCTAGAAGAGGAGCTTAAGCTTACAGCCTTGTGGAAGAAACGGGCTCGTGAACTTGGGTGGAAAGATAGCAAAAGACTACATAATACTTCATAA